The segment tcagggggtcctggggagggggttgggggtcttgggggggctggaagggggtcctgaggggcttgGGGGGTGCtaggggggctgggagggggttcTAGGGGGCTCAGGAGATCCTGGGGGGGCTGGAAGGGGGCCCTGAGGggcttggggggtcctggggggctcaaGGAGCCCAGAGGGGGcttggggggttctggggggggctcagggggtctTGGGGGGACTTTGAGGAGGTccgggggggctcagggggtcctgggggggggcttGGGGTCTTGAGGGTCTGTGGGGGTCTTGGGCtcagggggacctggggggctcagggggtcctAGGGGGGCTTTGAGGGGGCCCTGAGGTATTAGGAAGGCTTTGAGGGGGTCTTGAGGGACtcagggggtccctgaggggctCAGGTGGTCCTGGGGGAggttggggaggctgaggggggtcctaggggggccTTGGGGTGATCCTGGGGGGGCTCAGTAGGGGCTCAAGGAGCTTGGGGGGCCttgggggggctttggggaggctgagagggatctgggggtcctgagggtcttcagggggtccctgggggggggctcatggggtccctggggggctgggggggtcccgggggtccgaccaccccccccccgtgacccccttgccggcggcaggaggagctggagttctgcgagcagctgctgctgctctgcttcgGGCCCCCCCCCGAGGAGGGCGCCGCCGACCGGTGACGGCCCGGGgaccccccggacgcctgggcccccccggagcccccccgggACGCCTggacccccccggtgccccccggccgggccctgccGGTTCCCAGCAGCCAATAAAGCTTCCGTTTGGGAATGCGGCCCCTCTTCCTCCTTCGCGATGATGTCAGTGCCGTGATGTCACGCACCGGCGCTGACGTCGCGGCGGCTTCtctccgcttcccccccccccccccgcggtgatGTCACCGGacgcctggccccctcccccgccccggccaggccCGGTACCGGCCGTCAGCACCGCCGGGGTGGacagcgccgggggcggggcctggcgggtgGGCGGAGTCAGCCGCTGCCGTGGCgtccgcggggcggggccggcggttGCCGTGGCGACTGCTGGGCGTGGAGGGCAGGGCCAGCCGTTGCCGTGGCGACCGTTAGTCGCGGGGTGTGTGCGGGGGGGACGGTGCCAGCCGTTGCCGTGACGACTGCGGGGCGTGGCCCGCCGCGTGCAGGCGGCGCCAGCCGTTGCCGTGGCGACCGCTGGGCGCGGAGAGCGGGGACGAGCTGTTGCCGTGGCGAccgcggggcgcgggcggagCCTGGCGGTGGCCGTTAGTCgcgagggcggggggggcggggccagccgtTGCCGTGGCTACCGCGTCcctcggcgcggggcggggcggcgccgcgcagcccgcgcTCGCTCCCCAttgggcggctgcggcggcggcggcctctcACGGGCCGGTtaccggcgggggcggggctccggccggccccgcccctcccggtcagtgcggcggcggcggcggcggcggcagcagcgatgGCGCTGGCGGCCGGGTGCGGGGACGGGCTGGGCACGGTGCGCTGGTGGGGGCTGTCGCCCGCCCTGGACCTGCAGGAGTTCTGTGAGCGCCGCGGCTCCCCGGTGTcgtcgtcgtcccccccccccccccccgccggtggCACCGGCCCCGGTGACGCCGCGTGTCCGCAGGCGCCGACGCCGAGCCCGAGCCGGCCCCGGACGGGCGGCCCGAGGTGGCGGCGCTGCTGGTGGGCGCGGCCGAGGGGCGGCACCTGCTGCGCACCATGGCCCGGGCCGCCCGCTGGCCCCTCCGCGCCCTCACCGTACGGACCGGCCCGGGCaaccgggggggggtccgggggggtaccGGGAGATAACGGGGTCTATGGGGGGGGTACCGGGAGGTAACGGGGTCTATGGGGGGGGTTCCGGGGGGTAACGGGGTCTATGGGGGGGGTTCCGGGGGGGGTACCGGGGGATAACGGGGTCtatgggggggtccgggggggtaccGGGAGATAACGGGGTCTatgggggggaacgggggggtaccggggtccctgaggggagggTACCGGAGGGTCCCGAATGGGGGGATCCGGAGGGTCCCGGGGGTGCCGGGTGGTCCCGGCTGGTCCCGGCTGGtcccgggggggccccgggggggtgcCGGTCGCTGACGGGCGCCGCAGCTGTACGTGGCCGAGGAGCGGCCCGAGGTGGTGGCGCGGCAGCTGCTCTTCCTGGCGCTGGCGgcggagccccggggccgcctgGGGCTGCAAGGTAGGAGccggcccccccgggacccccccggggccaGGGACCCCCCCGGGGAGCAGGGAgcgggaccctcctgggaccccctcggggagcggggaccccccccggacACACCCCCGGGAGCGGGACCCCCCCTGGGACCCAACCGGGGAGCGGGGACCCCCCCTGGACGGgcccccccgaggagcggggaaccccccggcctcc is part of the Struthio camelus isolate bStrCam1 unplaced genomic scaffold, bStrCam1.hap1 HAP1_SCAFFOLD_82, whole genome shotgun sequence genome and harbors:
- the LOC138064943 gene encoding dynein axonemal assembly factor 3-like, with the translated sequence MALAAGCGDGLGTVRWWGLSPALDLQEFCADAEPEPAPDGRPEVAALLVGAAEGRHLLRTMARAARWPLRALTLYVAEERPEVVARQLLFLALAAEPRGRLGLQGRSRPPRDPPGARERDALEAVLRRWQRPEPGAFPLRRLWERRLRRHLGARYDSRAAVADWELRMGLHERGLRMGLHERGVRGGAPDGGGTGPGGGPAGSCAWGCTSGG